The Leptospira ellinghausenii genome has a window encoding:
- a CDS encoding transposase, producing MAYISYILQDMILQYPKVMTSTEISRKLNLSYKSSYLLKKKLQVLFSILNKGLQEQLFEELEQFGNVNSSGKLNNAEKDNIKEGSPNKNGVPIAVADSVVLYSSSLRANKHRSRRYKTGTASIYLSNSLGGGQCGTLVHTVGINGGMTFYKSIPLSNQHYLEKDLDEKIPKNVTLYTDEGYGFLWDRPNHKSVNHSKKSNDPRYNLSRERWVTKEGVSSNGAEARNNILKQSFRSYGYVSPKWSQVYLDEISFLGNVRFAPELRSILLGGEEKDFCGLFRSDARRPYHPFPHTRPHTT from the coding sequence AAGTAGAAAGCTAAACCTTTCCTACAAATCGAGTTACCTTCTTAAAAAGAAACTACAGGTTTTGTTCAGTATCCTTAATAAAGGACTCCAAGAACAACTTTTTGAGGAATTAGAACAATTCGGGAATGTTAATAGTTCAGGAAAATTAAATAATGCGGAAAAGGATAACATAAAGGAAGGTTCACCCAATAAAAATGGGGTTCCTATCGCTGTAGCGGACTCTGTAGTCCTCTATTCTTCTTCCCTTAGAGCAAACAAACATAGATCCAGAAGATACAAAACTGGTACTGCCTCAATTTATCTTTCTAATTCGTTAGGTGGGGGCCAGTGCGGGACGTTGGTTCACACAGTTGGCATAAACGGAGGAATGACTTTCTACAAAAGCATACCACTAAGCAACCAACACTACTTAGAAAAGGATCTAGATGAAAAAATTCCAAAGAATGTAACCTTATACACTGATGAAGGCTATGGGTTCTTATGGGACAGGCCCAATCATAAATCCGTCAATCACTCCAAAAAGAGCAATGACCCAAGATACAATTTATCTAGGGAACGTTGGGTGACTAAGGAGGGTGTGAGTTCCAATGGGGCTGAAGCTCGCAATAATATCCTCAAACAGTCTTTCCGAAGCTATGGGTATGTAAGCCCGAAATGGTCGCAGGTCTACTTAGATGAAATTAGTTTCCTAGGGAACGTTAGATTTGCCCCTGAGTTAAGGTCGATTCTTTTGGGTGGGGAGGAAAAGGACTTTTGTGGTTTGTTCAGATCCGATGCTCGAAGGCCGTACCACCCCTTCCCACACACTAGACCACACACAACC